The genomic region CGAAGCCATGATCGCGGCGACCTTCCAGAGCGGATAGGCCCGGGCCGCCATCAGGTAATCCTTCACAAAATACGGGTTTACGCCCAGTAAACCCGCCAGTCCCTTCTCCGACTGGTCCCGAGAGGCCTGCACCATCAGGACCTTGGAAAAAAACTGGTGCAGCAGACTCAGCATGGGCGGCAGCGGATTATCTTTTGGATTGCGCCCGAAGTAGGCCACAATGCGGTTGGCTTTGACGACGTCGCGCTGGGTCAGGGCTTTCTGCAGCTCGAAAACGTTGTATTCCTTGCTGATTCCCACGAGGCGCTCCACCGTTTCGGCGGTTATCTCTTCGCCCGGACGCAGATTGAGAAGAATCTTGTCGATTTCACCGGCCAGCCGCTTCAGGTCGTTTCCAATGTTGTCCATCAGCATCTGAATGGCCTTCAGACTCACTTTGGCTCCCTGGGCACGGCAGTAATCTCCGATCCAGTTCGGAACCTTGTCATCGTACATTTTTTTGGACTGCACGAGCACCCGTCCCCCGG from Tellurirhabdus rosea harbors:
- the holA gene encoding DNA polymerase III subunit delta, with the protein product MTPAIEQILKDIRKKKFSSVYLVHGDEPYYIEKIADEVESHAIPEAEKGFNQFVVFGKDTDVGAVLNMVRRYPFMAERQLVIVKEAQDLGGFRDKKQYELLLDYLRNPLPSTILLLCHKDSREDKRMVPAPILKAFDGKDAGGRVLVQSKKMYDDKVPNWIGDYCRAQGAKVSLKAIQMLMDNIGNDLKRLAGEIDKILLNLRPGEEITAETVERLVGISKEYNVFELQKALTQRDVVKANRIVAYFGRNPKDNPLPPMLSLLHQFFSKVLMVQASRDQSEKGLAGLLGVNPYFVKDYLMAARAYPLWKVAAIMASLRKADALSKGVNAPTLSEADILKQLVFEMLH